From the Brassica napus cultivar Da-Ae chromosome A8, Da-Ae, whole genome shotgun sequence genome, one window contains:
- the LOC106414406 gene encoding RING-H2 finger protein ATL80 encodes MARLLFRLLGESNTPSSVADTSTVTLNSDLIIILAALLCALICVLGLIAVSRCVWLRRLAAGNRSSSGGSGQSPPPQVTAANKGLKKKVLQSLPKMTFSPESPSSEKFAECAICLTEFTAGDELRVLPQCGHGFHLSCIDTWLGSHSSCPSCRQILVVARCHKCGGLPGSSSSRPEPEPEVVIRIKQGEDDPNSSLP; translated from the coding sequence atggcgCGCCTTCTCTTCCGTCTACTCGGAGAATCCAATACTCCGTCGTCCGTGGCGGACACCTCCACCGTCACTTTGAATTCCGATCTCATCATCATCCTCGCTGCTCTCCTCTGCGCCTTGATCTGCGTTCTCGGTCTAATCGCTGTTTCTCGATGCGTCTGGCTCCGTCGTCTCGCCGCCGGTAACAGATCCTCCTCCGGCGGTTCCGGTCAATCTCCTCCGCCCCAGGTAACGGCGGCGAACAAAGGACTGAAGAAGAAAGTGCTCCAGTCACTCCCGAAGATGACTTTCTCGCCGGAATCACCCTCGTCGGAGAAGTTCGCCGAGTGCGCCATCTGCCTGACGGAGTTCACCGCCGGCGACGAGCTCCGGGTTTTGCCGCAGTGTGGTCACGGGTTCCACTTGTCTTGCATTGACACGTGGCTCGGGTCTCACTCGTCTTGCCCTTCTTGCCGTCAGATCTTGGTGGTTGCCAGGTGTCATAAGTGTGGCGGTTTGCCCGGTAGCTCTAGCTCcagacccgaacccgaacccgaaGTTGTGATCCGAATCAAGCAAGGCGAAGATGATCCTAACTCCTCCTTGCCCTAA